A part of Acidisarcina sp. genomic DNA contains:
- a CDS encoding Rieske (2Fe-2S) protein, protein MMTEAKRNVTAVSAEEFDRRAFFAKLGLGSLGIAAVGTAAFAYEFLSPNVLYEPSPIINAGKPENYALNSVTLDVNSAIYLVHSDEGFFALNAVCTHLGCLTAWKPELGIIACPCHGSKFNREGAKIAGPAPAPLPWLRTWISDDGDLMVDRSTNIRSMQFLRV, encoded by the coding sequence ATGATGACAGAAGCGAAGCGAAACGTTACCGCAGTGTCGGCCGAAGAATTTGACCGTCGCGCATTCTTCGCCAAACTTGGCCTTGGATCTCTGGGCATTGCAGCCGTAGGCACGGCGGCCTTTGCGTATGAGTTCCTCTCGCCCAATGTGCTGTATGAGCCTTCGCCGATTATCAATGCGGGCAAACCGGAAAACTACGCGCTGAACTCCGTCACGCTCGATGTGAATTCCGCGATTTACCTGGTCCATTCCGACGAAGGATTCTTCGCGTTGAATGCGGTATGCACGCACCTTGGCTGCCTGACGGCGTGGAAGCCGGAACTCGGCATCATTGCCTGTCCGTGCCATGGCAGCAAGTTCAATCGGGAAGGCGCAAAGATCGCTGGCCCCGCCCCGGCGCCTCTTCCCTGGCTCCGGACATGGATAAGCGATGATGGCGATCTGATGGTGGACCGCTCGACGAACATTCGTTCCATGCAGTTTTTGAGGGTGTAG
- a CDS encoding carboxypeptidase regulatory-like domain-containing protein, translating to MTHKVLGVLATSIFLSAAAYAGSIHGKVSGVAGESVVYVESVAGKTFPAPTQQPVMDQKGLMFMPHLMAVQQGTTVEFLNSDSVAHNVFWISVGGNKKLGHNMGTWPKGQKKSFKFDNPGAVPLLCNVHPEMTAYIVVSPTPYFAVTDKSGNYKIENVPDGSYTVTAWHEGAKNKSTPVKVAGDTAAEFTLSK from the coding sequence ATGACGCACAAAGTTCTTGGAGTCTTAGCGACAAGCATCTTCCTAAGCGCGGCGGCATACGCCGGATCAATCCACGGAAAAGTCTCCGGAGTCGCCGGGGAGTCCGTAGTCTATGTCGAATCGGTGGCCGGCAAGACGTTTCCCGCCCCCACACAACAGCCGGTGATGGACCAGAAAGGCCTGATGTTTATGCCTCATCTGATGGCGGTACAACAGGGCACCACGGTGGAGTTTCTGAACAGTGACAGCGTCGCGCATAACGTCTTCTGGATCTCGGTCGGCGGCAATAAAAAGCTTGGCCACAATATGGGGACATGGCCGAAGGGACAAAAGAAGTCTTTCAAATTTGACAATCCCGGAGCTGTACCGCTGCTGTGCAACGTGCATCCAGAGATGACTGCATACATCGTTGTGTCGCCCACTCCTTACTTCGCGGTTACGGACAAGTCTGGAAACTACAAGATCGAGAATGTTCCGGATGGCAGCTACACCGTTACCGCGTGGCATGAAGGCGCAAAAAACAAATCCACTCCAGTGAAGGTTGCCGGCGACACAGCGGCCGAATTCACACTGAGCAAGTGA
- a CDS encoding tetratricopeptide repeat protein, whose protein sequence is MSSYQGHRRNRIPGRGWIASIVIGMLLIFLETSPLAQTKTSSTDARVQQLYQQASNAKLQGDYASAISLYEEILKLQPKLAAAYNNLGALYVQKGEYAKATEVLTQGLKINPNMHSASALLGMALFNQNRYADARPRLEAAVRENNADVDLHMLLVDDLTKLGDFEAAAVQLQDVTRSHPDNSRMWYLLAKIYTRLGQQALSKMNSLDPNSIWVHVTSAELMEEMKNYEGAEVEYQKAIGMAPSEAGLHYKLGDMYWSLSRWDEARDQFRAELANNSRHCMAQWKLGNILKQKSQFDEALAEVDKSLAVCPDLPEARLDRGQILLKLRRADEALPYLQEGIKANPADPGLHFSLAQALRATGKTAEANAELKIYTALQDKAQADAAQHTEEVIKLREKAKQP, encoded by the coding sequence ATGAGTAGTTATCAGGGCCATCGCAGGAACCGCATTCCGGGTAGAGGATGGATCGCTTCAATTGTGATCGGCATGCTGCTTATATTCCTGGAGACATCTCCACTGGCGCAGACAAAAACATCCAGTACGGATGCGCGTGTGCAGCAACTCTATCAGCAGGCGAGCAATGCGAAGCTCCAGGGCGATTATGCATCGGCGATTTCTCTCTACGAAGAGATTCTTAAGCTCCAGCCAAAGCTTGCTGCGGCCTACAACAACCTGGGCGCCTTGTACGTTCAGAAAGGCGAATACGCGAAAGCAACCGAGGTGCTAACTCAAGGGCTCAAGATCAATCCCAATATGCACTCCGCTTCTGCGTTGCTTGGAATGGCGTTGTTCAATCAGAATCGCTATGCCGACGCGCGTCCAAGGTTGGAGGCAGCGGTTCGAGAAAACAATGCAGACGTTGACCTGCACATGCTCTTGGTGGATGACCTTACAAAACTCGGCGACTTCGAAGCCGCAGCGGTTCAGTTACAGGACGTGACACGCAGCCATCCGGACAATTCGCGAATGTGGTATCTCCTCGCCAAGATTTATACGCGACTGGGCCAACAAGCGTTGTCAAAGATGAATTCGCTGGATCCGAATTCAATATGGGTACACGTGACCTCTGCCGAACTGATGGAAGAAATGAAGAACTATGAGGGAGCCGAGGTCGAATACCAGAAAGCGATCGGCATGGCGCCTTCGGAAGCCGGGCTTCATTACAAGCTTGGCGATATGTATTGGAGCCTCTCGCGCTGGGACGAGGCCCGGGACCAATTCCGGGCCGAACTGGCGAATAATTCACGTCACTGCATGGCACAGTGGAAATTAGGAAATATTCTGAAGCAGAAGAGTCAGTTTGACGAGGCGCTCGCAGAGGTTGATAAGTCTCTCGCTGTGTGTCCCGATCTGCCAGAGGCTCGTCTGGATCGCGGACAAATTCTGCTCAAGCTCCGGCGCGCGGATGAGGCATTGCCATATCTGCAAGAGGGAATTAAGGCGAACCCTGCAGATCCTGGGCTTCATTTCTCTCTAGCGCAAGCCTTACGTGCTACGGGCAAGACGGCGGAGGCCAATGCGGAGTTGAAAATTTATACTGCACTGCAGGATAAGGCCCAGGCGGACGCTGCACAACATACGGAGGAGGTCATCAAGCTCCGGGAAAAAGCGAAGCAACCCTAA
- a CDS encoding multicopper oxidase domain-containing protein — MTLFQPSRRDFLRTGSAVAGISLLRSKYLLGQSAANRDVVKADYTLTIATSPVELAPNRIISVTTYNGQFPGPLLRFKEGQRVTIDLQNETDTPEQLHWHGQFVSTDVDGSAEEGTPFIPPHGSRRISFVPKPSGFRFYHTHVRAGADLAAGQYSGLVGPVYIEPKVNPGHYDREVFLTMKEFQPTLSRGGDMAMNFLSPAQTVPALKRAGETAMNASLAKGMPQGYEVGYESFTINGRMLGHGEPVRVKQGERVLFHILNGSAGEIRSLALPGHTFTIIAMDGNPLPRPVRVPALWLGTAERISAIVEMHHPGVWIMGDLSDEDRRHGMGIVLEYAGSKGRPQWIAPKPFKWNYAHFGNSTTVAAQPDEVFEMIFEKQNAAQDGFNLWTINGVSYPMEQMMAKPLFHLHEGKRYRIRLKNASDDIHPIHLHRHSFEVTRIAGQATAGLIKDVVMVGGYQEAEIDFVADNPGATLFHCHQQLHMDFGFMALFDYV, encoded by the coding sequence ATGACTTTATTTCAGCCTTCTCGCCGAGACTTCCTTAGAACTGGCAGTGCGGTGGCGGGCATCTCGCTGTTGCGATCAAAGTATCTGCTGGGTCAATCCGCAGCTAATAGGGACGTCGTGAAAGCGGATTACACCCTGACGATTGCCACTTCCCCAGTAGAATTAGCGCCCAACCGCATCATCTCCGTTACGACCTACAATGGACAATTCCCCGGCCCCTTACTGCGCTTCAAAGAAGGACAGCGGGTAACTATCGATCTCCAAAATGAGACCGATACGCCTGAACAACTGCATTGGCACGGCCAGTTTGTCTCGACGGATGTAGATGGATCTGCGGAAGAGGGCACGCCCTTCATTCCGCCTCATGGCAGCCGCCGCATCTCCTTTGTGCCGAAACCATCCGGATTCCGCTTCTATCACACACACGTCCGAGCTGGTGCGGATCTGGCAGCAGGTCAGTACAGCGGTCTGGTTGGCCCCGTTTATATCGAGCCAAAGGTCAATCCCGGGCACTACGACCGCGAAGTATTTCTCACGATGAAAGAATTTCAGCCAACGCTCAGCCGCGGCGGCGATATGGCGATGAACTTTCTTTCACCCGCCCAGACGGTGCCAGCGCTCAAGCGTGCCGGCGAAACTGCGATGAACGCCTCGCTCGCCAAAGGAATGCCCCAGGGCTATGAAGTTGGTTACGAGTCCTTCACGATCAACGGGCGGATGCTCGGCCACGGCGAACCTGTGCGCGTGAAGCAAGGCGAGCGCGTTCTGTTTCACATTCTCAACGGAAGCGCGGGTGAGATTCGCAGTCTTGCTCTACCGGGACATACGTTCACCATCATTGCAATGGATGGTAACCCGCTGCCAAGACCTGTGCGCGTTCCCGCCCTCTGGCTGGGCACTGCGGAGCGAATCTCCGCAATCGTCGAGATGCATCATCCCGGCGTCTGGATCATGGGCGATCTCTCCGATGAGGATCGGAGGCACGGCATGGGAATAGTCCTTGAATATGCGGGTTCCAAAGGAAGACCGCAGTGGATCGCACCAAAGCCTTTCAAGTGGAACTATGCACACTTTGGGAACTCCACCACAGTTGCTGCTCAACCGGATGAAGTCTTTGAGATGATCTTCGAGAAGCAGAACGCCGCGCAAGATGGCTTCAATCTATGGACCATCAATGGCGTGTCGTACCCAATGGAACAAATGATGGCGAAGCCTCTTTTCCATCTCCACGAGGGAAAGCGCTATCGCATTCGCCTGAAGAACGCCAGTGACGATATTCACCCGATACACCTGCACCGGCACAGTTTTGAGGTCACGCGGATCGCAGGTCAAGCGACCGCGGGACTGATAAAGGACGTCGTGATGGTCGGTGGATATCAGGAAGCCGAAATTGATTTCGTTGCCGACAATCCCGGCGCAACACTGTTCCATTGCCACCAGCAGCTCCACATGGATTTCGGTTTCATGGCCTTATTCGACTACGTGTAA
- a CDS encoding c-type cytochrome: protein MVSAWQTFFANPLRAFGVVSVLLVIVLAIAPAKNHFSEWRHYQKKYLALIHGRGDAVTLQRHFHPDIQQIWLPEVGAVDRCTTCHEGLKEASLAGVTQQPFRRHPVIPHSAEQFGCVLCHRGQGAATTVAEAHYSTLAWEQPMLPARYMESSCGQCHHTPLTGTPQLNRGRELLARNGCVRCHTLRLPDGSTMTATDDPPSLLHVADKTTREWIYAWLKDPQSYSVSATMPNFNLSDADARDISAFLISSSTPAEGDTVPVAAASSQASTDPVAGQSLYGESFCASCHAIQNAAGNVVGGDIGPELTHIGNKVKPEWMQAWLRNPRIYDPTTLMPHYRFTAQQVALLSNFLASKSDSSLLANVHLSTATPVEIAHGKVLVTEYGCASCHAINGVKKPDNFAPELSRIGSKPIAQLVFISGMPHTLPDYISGKVRQPRAFGAGLKMPQYTFTPAQVDAITTALLSYTDQSHNLPRKLTVASTPTSSYRPAGSAGRLMEELACQSCHRINGRGGDMAPDLSMEGSSVQRAWLNSFLKNPNTLRPSLIRRMPRFNLTDAEASELTDYMMTAYQSPAIDRESMPSGGYPASLIEQGRQLFYSKYACQSCHIVDSKADKGYIGPTLTQVGSRLNAAWIYAWLMNPQTLRPDTAQPNFNMSEEDARALTAFLMTQKGTARQEAKR, encoded by the coding sequence TTGGTCTCAGCTTGGCAAACATTTTTTGCGAATCCGCTCCGCGCATTTGGCGTAGTCAGCGTATTGCTGGTGATCGTTCTTGCAATAGCGCCGGCGAAGAACCACTTCAGTGAGTGGCGTCATTACCAGAAGAAGTATCTTGCGCTCATCCACGGACGCGGCGACGCTGTTACGCTGCAACGCCATTTCCACCCGGACATACAACAGATATGGCTTCCTGAAGTGGGTGCCGTGGATCGCTGCACGACATGCCATGAAGGCTTGAAGGAAGCCAGCCTGGCAGGCGTAACGCAACAACCGTTCCGCCGTCATCCCGTGATCCCTCACTCCGCAGAGCAGTTTGGATGCGTGCTATGCCATCGTGGACAAGGTGCGGCAACAACGGTTGCAGAGGCACACTACAGCACGCTGGCATGGGAGCAACCCATGCTTCCCGCACGCTACATGGAGTCATCCTGCGGCCAATGCCATCACACTCCGCTCACCGGCACACCCCAATTGAATCGCGGCAGAGAACTGCTGGCGCGCAATGGATGCGTTCGTTGCCATACACTGCGGCTGCCCGATGGAAGCACGATGACGGCCACGGATGATCCCCCCTCGCTACTTCATGTCGCGGACAAGACGACACGCGAATGGATCTATGCCTGGCTCAAAGATCCGCAGTCCTACTCGGTTTCGGCAACCATGCCAAACTTCAACTTGAGCGATGCAGATGCACGGGATATATCGGCATTTTTGATCAGCAGCAGCACGCCCGCCGAGGGAGACACAGTCCCGGTGGCAGCAGCATCGTCCCAGGCATCAACCGATCCAGTCGCTGGGCAGAGCCTGTATGGCGAGTCCTTCTGCGCCTCATGCCACGCGATACAGAACGCCGCGGGGAATGTTGTCGGTGGCGATATCGGACCAGAGTTGACGCATATCGGCAACAAGGTCAAGCCGGAATGGATGCAGGCGTGGCTGCGCAACCCGCGCATCTACGATCCCACTACGCTGATGCCGCACTATCGCTTTACAGCGCAGCAAGTTGCACTGTTGAGCAACTTCCTCGCGAGCAAGAGCGATTCCAGCCTGCTCGCCAATGTTCACCTGAGCACGGCCACTCCTGTGGAGATAGCTCATGGCAAAGTACTGGTGACCGAATACGGATGCGCATCGTGCCATGCAATCAACGGAGTGAAGAAGCCAGACAACTTTGCCCCGGAGTTGAGCCGCATAGGGAGCAAGCCGATTGCACAGCTCGTCTTTATCTCGGGTATGCCACATACTCTGCCGGATTACATCTCGGGAAAGGTTCGGCAGCCTCGAGCCTTTGGCGCGGGGTTGAAGATGCCGCAATATACCTTCACACCGGCGCAGGTAGATGCCATCACGACGGCTCTGCTCTCCTACACCGATCAAAGCCACAACCTGCCGCGCAAGCTTACCGTGGCCTCAACGCCGACTTCGAGTTACCGCCCCGCAGGGAGCGCAGGGAGGTTGATGGAGGAGCTTGCGTGCCAGAGTTGTCATCGCATCAACGGCCGTGGCGGAGATATGGCGCCTGACCTGAGCATGGAAGGAAGCTCCGTGCAGCGAGCGTGGTTGAATAGCTTTCTCAAGAATCCGAATACGCTTCGTCCATCGTTGATTCGCCGCATGCCGCGCTTCAACCTGACGGATGCAGAGGCATCGGAGTTGACCGACTACATGATGACGGCTTACCAATCGCCAGCCATTGACCGCGAATCCATGCCCTCCGGTGGCTACCCGGCATCGCTGATAGAACAGGGTAGGCAGCTCTTCTACTCGAAGTACGCTTGCCAGTCCTGCCACATCGTCGATAGCAAGGCAGACAAGGGATATATAGGACCGACACTTACCCAGGTCGGTTCCCGCCTGAACGCCGCATGGATCTATGCGTGGCTGATGAATCCTCAAACGCTGCGGCCAGATACTGCGCAGCCAAACTTCAACATGAGCGAGGAAGACGCGCGTGCGCTGACAGCGTTTCTGATGACCCAGAAAGGCACGGCCAGGCAGGAGGCAAAGCGATGA
- a CDS encoding FAD-dependent oxidoreductase produces MLQRYNDKKVDKEWLNTNFPCMMACPAHTNAGRYVALIAEEKFEEAYKIAREPNPLASICGRVCAHPCETACRRGAIDKPISIRALKRFLTERHGPESRHPVDVNAGRRQEKLPFKVAIVGGGPVGLSAAHDLALMGYSVTIFEAAQVAGGMLYLGIPEYRLPRDVVEAQVREILETGDIDLRLNQAAGRDFAISDLRNHGFDAVLIAVGAQRSRDLTIPGVDLDGVYKGIDFLLNVNLGYKFTIGKKVIVIGGGNVAMDVARSAAREVIRQHPGGVENAEPSSENVSAVATREMVDISLSAMRLGAQEVHLVCLENREEMPAALDEIEEAEAEGILIHPGLGPNRMIGEGGKVVALEALKTKSVFDENRRFHPTFYENSETRLECDTIIMAIGQSPQLDFLKPEDQVEISPRGLIAVNPQTLMTSAAGIFAGGDCVFGPRLIIDSVADGKRAAVGIDEYLRGEKHPDPLIDVEVMKRYSMPLQLLDLIRQPVPMLPLERRTGVTEVEIGYDEATAIEEAQRCLHCWVNTVFEGNPLDGSLCILCGGCVDVCPENCLDLVSMNRVEFEPEVVQHLREQQELFGVELDEVKADELGIVAGSVMLKDETRCIRCGLCAARCPVGTITMESYNLIPAEPTGLISIETIDGPFRTKAPAMGRSPR; encoded by the coding sequence ATGCTGCAGCGTTATAACGACAAGAAGGTCGACAAGGAATGGCTGAACACTAACTTTCCTTGCATGATGGCTTGTCCTGCCCATACGAATGCGGGCCGCTACGTGGCACTCATCGCCGAAGAGAAATTTGAAGAGGCTTACAAGATTGCCCGCGAACCCAACCCTCTGGCGAGTATCTGCGGACGGGTATGCGCGCATCCCTGCGAGACTGCCTGCCGCCGTGGAGCGATCGACAAACCGATCTCGATCCGCGCGTTGAAGCGCTTTCTTACCGAGCGCCATGGTCCGGAGTCGCGGCATCCTGTCGATGTAAACGCCGGCCGCAGACAAGAGAAGCTTCCCTTCAAAGTAGCCATCGTTGGAGGTGGGCCCGTTGGCCTATCGGCAGCGCACGATCTCGCATTGATGGGCTACTCGGTCACCATCTTTGAAGCGGCACAGGTCGCAGGTGGAATGCTCTATCTCGGAATTCCCGAGTATCGTCTGCCGCGCGATGTTGTCGAAGCGCAGGTACGCGAGATTCTTGAAACTGGGGATATTGACCTGCGGCTGAATCAGGCTGCCGGACGCGACTTTGCGATCTCCGATCTTCGCAACCACGGCTTTGATGCTGTGCTGATCGCAGTTGGCGCACAGCGCAGCCGCGACCTCACCATTCCCGGCGTCGATCTCGATGGCGTTTACAAAGGGATTGATTTTCTGCTGAACGTGAACCTGGGCTACAAGTTCACCATCGGCAAAAAGGTGATCGTGATCGGCGGAGGCAACGTCGCCATGGACGTAGCACGCTCCGCCGCGCGTGAGGTGATTCGTCAACACCCGGGTGGAGTGGAAAATGCCGAGCCGTCGAGCGAGAACGTGAGCGCCGTGGCAACCCGTGAGATGGTCGACATCTCCCTCTCAGCAATGCGTCTGGGAGCGCAGGAGGTGCATCTTGTCTGCCTGGAAAATCGCGAGGAGATGCCTGCCGCGCTAGATGAGATCGAGGAGGCAGAAGCAGAAGGTATCCTTATCCATCCCGGCTTGGGCCCAAATCGGATGATTGGCGAAGGCGGTAAGGTCGTAGCCCTGGAAGCGCTGAAAACAAAATCGGTCTTCGACGAAAACAGGCGCTTCCATCCCACGTTTTATGAAAACAGTGAGACGCGGCTGGAATGCGACACAATCATCATGGCGATCGGCCAATCGCCCCAACTTGATTTTCTAAAACCGGAAGATCAGGTTGAGATTTCCCCACGCGGTTTAATCGCGGTGAATCCGCAAACACTGATGACTTCAGCCGCAGGCATCTTTGCCGGGGGCGACTGCGTCTTCGGCCCCCGGCTGATCATCGACAGCGTAGCGGATGGAAAACGAGCCGCCGTGGGCATCGACGAGTACCTGCGCGGCGAAAAACATCCTGACCCGCTTATCGATGTAGAGGTAATGAAGCGGTATTCGATGCCATTACAGTTGCTGGATCTGATACGGCAGCCCGTTCCCATGCTTCCCTTGGAGCGCCGCACCGGTGTCACCGAAGTTGAAATTGGATACGACGAAGCAACTGCGATCGAGGAAGCGCAACGATGCCTGCACTGCTGGGTAAATACCGTCTTTGAAGGCAACCCGCTCGATGGCAGCCTGTGTATCCTTTGCGGCGGGTGCGTCGATGTGTGTCCGGAAAACTGCCTGGATCTTGTCTCGATGAATCGCGTTGAATTTGAGCCGGAGGTGGTTCAGCACCTTCGCGAGCAGCAAGAGCTTTTCGGCGTGGAGCTGGATGAGGTGAAGGCGGATGAACTGGGAATCGTGGCCGGCTCCGTAATGCTGAAAGACGAGACGCGCTGCATTCGTTGCGGACTCTGTGCCGCACGTTGCCCGGTAGGGACCATCACGATGGAGTCCTACAACCTTATACCCGCCGAGCCGACTGGCCTCATCTCTATCGAAACTATCGATGGACCATTCCGAACGAAAGCGCCCGCTATGGGCAGGAGTCCGAGGTAA
- a CDS encoding c-type cytochrome has protein sequence MNRTLATGLFLFPLIAIGCSHKRPSTTLLHPTAYGSALIESSGGKQEGAVGTTLSQPLVVQVNDEQDAGVAGALVEFQGPYGASFDPSIVLTDSSGQATTNVTMGGIAARYPIKAITKSKAQKEIALDITEIALGYQEEMGYQLGERYCARCHNPESSAERVSNYDNLEVKPHTFSDGATLNKMSDAELTSIIDHGGVALNKSALMPPYGYTLNNAETQALVAYIRLISEPPYQAPGMAYAQK, from the coding sequence ATGAACAGAACCCTGGCGACTGGCTTATTTCTATTTCCTCTGATTGCTATAGGCTGCTCGCACAAGCGGCCTTCTACAACGCTTCTGCACCCAACGGCCTATGGCTCTGCATTAATAGAGTCGAGCGGAGGAAAGCAGGAGGGCGCCGTTGGTACCACATTGAGTCAGCCTCTCGTGGTACAGGTAAATGATGAGCAGGATGCTGGCGTTGCTGGCGCGCTGGTGGAGTTCCAAGGCCCTTATGGAGCAAGCTTTGATCCGTCCATCGTGTTGACCGACTCCAGCGGCCAGGCGACTACCAACGTAACCATGGGAGGAATCGCCGCGCGATATCCAATAAAGGCGATAACCAAGTCAAAAGCGCAAAAGGAGATTGCGCTCGACATAACCGAGATCGCTCTTGGATACCAGGAGGAGATGGGCTATCAATTGGGAGAGAGATATTGCGCACGATGCCACAATCCGGAGTCGTCTGCAGAGCGAGTCTCCAACTACGACAATCTGGAAGTAAAGCCACACACATTTTCCGACGGAGCAACGCTGAACAAGATGAGTGACGCCGAACTGACATCCATCATCGATCATGGTGGCGTAGCCTTGAATAAGTCCGCACTGATGCCACCGTATGGCTACACTCTTAACAATGCGGAAACCCAGGCTTTGGTCGCATATATTCGACTCATTTCGGAGCCGCCGTACCAGGCCCCGGGAATGGCGTATGCGCAAAAATAA
- a CDS encoding cytochrome b N-terminal domain-containing protein — MASRIDKYLDEFSGTRVWRSVFRSGAGTSTLHRALAIQQNLFLHLFSTKVRKRMLTFRSTWFLGTLTLGTLFILISTGILLMLYYHPSVPQAYDDIKDLQFVVSSGLFLRNLHRWSAHAMVFLVFAHMFKVFYRGAYRPPREFNWVIGVMLLLITLLLSYTGYLLPWDQLAFWAITVGSNISAVVPLVGKKVHFLMLGGNLVNANALLRFYVLHCVILPLAAIFFVAIHFWRIRKDGGLYVQQSEPARMTTEEATVAAKETR; from the coding sequence ATGGCCAGCAGAATCGATAAATATCTCGACGAGTTCAGCGGCACACGGGTGTGGCGCTCGGTGTTTCGCAGTGGAGCGGGCACCAGCACCTTGCACCGCGCTCTCGCGATTCAGCAGAACCTCTTCCTGCACCTCTTCTCCACCAAGGTGCGAAAGCGGATGCTCACCTTTCGCTCAACATGGTTCCTTGGCACTCTAACGCTGGGCACACTTTTTATTCTGATCAGTACGGGCATCCTGTTAATGCTCTATTACCACCCGTCCGTACCGCAGGCTTATGACGATATCAAGGATCTGCAATTCGTCGTCTCCTCTGGCTTGTTTTTGCGTAACCTGCATCGCTGGTCGGCGCATGCGATGGTCTTTCTGGTATTTGCCCACATGTTCAAGGTCTTTTACCGGGGCGCCTATCGTCCGCCTCGCGAATTCAACTGGGTGATTGGAGTCATGCTGCTTCTGATCACGCTACTGCTTAGCTATACAGGCTATCTGCTGCCATGGGATCAACTGGCCTTCTGGGCAATCACCGTCGGTTCGAACATCTCCGCGGTAGTCCCGCTGGTGGGCAAGAAAGTGCACTTCCTGATGCTGGGCGGAAACCTGGTGAACGCCAACGCACTGCTCCGGTTCTATGTGCTGCACTGCGTCATTCTGCCGCTGGCAGCCATCTTCTTTGTCGCGATTCACTTCTGGAGGATTCGCAAAGATGGCGGGCTCTACGTGCAACAAAGCGAACCTGCGCGGATGACTACCGAAGAAGCAACAGTGGCCGCGAAGGAGACGAGATGA